The following nucleotide sequence is from Alteromonas sp. V450.
GCAGGTAACCCATGAGGTTCCCATGCTGTCGCTTGACAATGCATTCGACGAAGCATCACTGCTGGCGTTTGAAAAACGTTTAAAAGATCGTTTAAAAGATACTGCAACGCTTCATTTCAGCTGTGAACCCAAGTTAGATGGGTTGGCGGTAAGTATTTTGTATGAAAATGGTCAGCTAGTGCGCGCCGCTACACGTGGCGATGGTCAAGTAGGTGAAAACATTACCGCCAATGTCAGAACAATAGCAAACGTGCCTTTGACACTGCGTGGCGAAGGTCTTCCTTCAAGGGTTGAAGTTCGTGGTGAGGTATTTATGCCTCGCGATGGCTTTGTAAAGCTCAATGAACACCAACGCCAATCTGGCGGTAAAGTGTTTGCTAACCCAAGGAATGCAGCTGCGGGTAGTCTTCGTCAACTTGATTCAAAAATAACGGCCAAAAGGCCTCTGATGTTTTATGCATACTCTTTGGGCGTTGTACAGCCAGACAGTGTTGAACTTCCCGACACTCACAGTGCTCGATTGCACAAATTGGCAAGTTGGGGGCTACCACTGTGCCCTGATATTGACGTTGCAGAAGGCGGAAATGGATGTCTTGACTATTACAATCGTATTTTGAATGTGCGCGACAACCTGCCTTACGATATTGATGGGGTGGTGTTTAAGGTAAATGCGATAACACTTCAACAATCACTAGGCTTTGTTGCACGTGCGCCTCGCTGGGCGATAGCACAAAAGTTTCCAGCGCAAGAAGAAGTTACCACATTACTTGACGTTGAATTCCAGGTGGGGCGAACCGGCGCAATAACACCTGTTGCGCGGCTAGAACCTGTATTTGTTGGTGGTGTAACGGTATCTAACGCTACGTTACACAATCAGGATGAGATCCACCGCCTTGGCGTTAAAGTTGGCGATACGGTGGTAATACGCCGCGCAGGTGACGTTATTCCTCAGGTCGTGTCAGTACTAGAGTCAAAACGTACTGGCGATGAGGCTGATATAGCGTTTCCCAGTCAGTGCCCAGTTTGCGGTTCGCAAGTAGAAAAGCTTGAAGATGAAGCCGTAGCCCGTTGTACAGGCGGGTTAATTTGTGCAGCGCAGCGCAAGCAAGCGTTGAAGCATTTTGCCTCGCGAAAAGCGTTTGATATTGATGGGCTAGGCGACAAGCTCGTGGACCAACTGGTTGATGCGGATTTAGTACATAGCCCTGCCGACTTTTTTACGCTTTCTCTTAGCAACTTAATTGGCCTAGAGCGAATGGCGGAAAAGTCAGCGACCAAATTACTAAGTTCTCTTGAGACTGCAAAAAAAACAACGCTTGCTAAGTTTCTTTATGCACTGGGTATTCGTGAGGTAGGCGAGGCAACAGCATCGAATTTAGCTATGCATTTTGAGACGTTAGAGGCTATCCGCAGTGCGTCGCTTGAAGCGTTAGTCGAGGTTCAAGATGTTGGTGAAGTGGTTGCCACGCATATCTTTAACTTTTTCAATGAGCAACACAATACTGAGGTGTTAGAAGCGCTACTTCGTGAAGGGATAACCTGGCCAACGATAGAAAAACCATCAGAAGGGAATTTACCGCTAGAAGGT
It contains:
- the ligA gene encoding NAD-dependent DNA ligase LigA is translated as MSESLEQAKKEIATLRNQLNEYNYQYYVLDDPTVPDAVYDRDMQALIALEKTYPELRSVNSPSQKVGGEALSSFEQVTHEVPMLSLDNAFDEASLLAFEKRLKDRLKDTATLHFSCEPKLDGLAVSILYENGQLVRAATRGDGQVGENITANVRTIANVPLTLRGEGLPSRVEVRGEVFMPRDGFVKLNEHQRQSGGKVFANPRNAAAGSLRQLDSKITAKRPLMFYAYSLGVVQPDSVELPDTHSARLHKLASWGLPLCPDIDVAEGGNGCLDYYNRILNVRDNLPYDIDGVVFKVNAITLQQSLGFVARAPRWAIAQKFPAQEEVTTLLDVEFQVGRTGAITPVARLEPVFVGGVTVSNATLHNQDEIHRLGVKVGDTVVIRRAGDVIPQVVSVLESKRTGDEADIAFPSQCPVCGSQVEKLEDEAVARCTGGLICAAQRKQALKHFASRKAFDIDGLGDKLVDQLVDADLVHSPADFFTLSLSNLIGLERMAEKSATKLLSSLETAKKTTLAKFLYALGIREVGEATASNLAMHFETLEAIRSASLEALVEVQDVGEVVATHIFNFFNEQHNTEVLEALLREGITWPTIEKPSEGNLPLEGKTCVITGTLSEMGRSDAKARLQLLGAKVAGSVSKNTDFLVAGEKAGSKLTKAQELGVEVWDETALVSFLAQHE